A single Antechinus flavipes isolate AdamAnt ecotype Samford, QLD, Australia chromosome 5, AdamAnt_v2, whole genome shotgun sequence DNA region contains:
- the LOC127539113 gene encoding receptor tyrosine-protein kinase erbB-3 — MKGFLELQLLGWLLHLARGSEVGSSQAVCPGTLNGLSVTGDAENQYQTLYKLYDRCEVVMGNLEIVLTGHSPDLSFLQWIREVTGYVLIAMNEFSTLPLPNLRVVRGAQVYDGKFAIFVMLNYNTNSSHALRQLRLNQLTEILAGGVYIERNDKLCHMDTIDWRDIVRDQQAEIVVKNNGKNCPPCHESCGGKCWGPGPGDCQTLTKTICAPQCNGHCFGPNPNQCCHDECAGGCGGPRETDCFACRHFNDSGACVSLCPLPLVYNKLTFQLEPNPHTKYQYGGVCVASCPHNFVIDHTSCVRACPGDKMEVEKNGLKMCEPCGGLCPKACEGTGSGSRFQTVDSSNIDGFVNCTKILGNLDFLITGLKGDPWHNIPALDPEKLNVFQTVREITGYLNIQSWPPHMHNFSVFSNLTTIGGRSLYNRGFSLLIMKNLNVTSLGLRSLKEVSAGRIYISANKQLCYYHSLNWTRLLRGPKEGRLDIKNNRLKKDCVAEGRVCDPLCSSGGCWGPGPGQCLSCRNYSREGVCVTQCNFLNGEPREFAHEDECFSCHPECQPVEGNVTCYGSGSDACAQCAHFRDGPHCVSSCPHGLLGAKGPIYKYPDAHRECLPCHENCTQGCNGPELHDCLGQPQAISSKTHVAVGLAVVAGLIVITLALLLTLLYLRGRKIQNKRAMRRYLERGESLEPLDPGEKANKVLARIFKETELRKLKVLGSGVFGTVHKGIWIPEGESIKIPVCIKVIEDRSGRQSFQAVTDHMLAIGSLDHTHIVRLLGLCPGSSLQLVTQFLPLGSVLDHVRQHRGALGPQLLLNWAVQIAKGMYYLEEHGMVHRNLAARNVLLKSPSQVQVADFGVADLLPPDDKQLLHSEAKTPIKWMALESIHFGKYTHQSDVWSYGVTIWELMTFGDIPYKGLRLAEVPDLLEKGERLAQPQICTIDVYMVMVKCWMIDENIRPTFKELANEFTRMARDPPRYLVIKRDSGSGLPPGAEIPALTDKELEEVEPELELDMELEEEELASTLGSALSLPVSTLSRPRGSQSFLSPSSGYMPMNQSNLGGARQGSVTRGSGEQCPCPSSLLQNPRGRLASESSEGRGTSSEAELQEAESLCGSRSPRPRGDSAYHSQRHSLLTPLTPLITPGLEEEDVNGYVMPDTHTKGIPSSRDGTLSSSVGFSSILGTEEEEDEDDEYEYMNRRRKQSLPRPPRPGSLEELGYEYMDVGSDLSASLGSTHSCPLHPVPIMPAPGTTPDEDYEYMNRRHGGGTSGSDYAAMGACPAAEQGYEEMGSFQSPGHHAPCIHDAHLKPLQTLEATHSAFDNPDYWHSRLFSKASTQGT, encoded by the exons ATGAAGGGGTTCCTGGAGCTGCAACTATTGGGCTGGCTCCTTCACTTGGCCAGGGGCTCGGAGGTGGGCAGCTCGCAGGCAG TGTGCCCAGGGACCCTCAATGGACTAAGTGTGACTGGTGATGCCGAAAACCAGTACCAGACACTGTACAAACTATATGACCGATGTGAGGTTGTGATGGGAAATCTGGAAATCGTGCTTACAGGGCATAGCCCTGACCTATCCTTtctccag TGGATCCGGGAGGTAACAGGATACGTCTTAATCGCTATGAATGAGTTCTCTACTTTGCCACTTCCCAACCTTCGTGTGGTAAGGGGTGCACAGGTCTATGATGGAAAGTTTGCCATCTTTGTCATGCTAAACTATAACACCAACTCCAGCCATGCCTTACGCCAGCTCCGCCTCAATCAGCTCACAG agaTCCTGGCTGGGGGTGTTTACATTGAAAGGAATGATAAACTTTGTCACATGGACACAATTGACTGGAGAGACATCGTAAGGGACCAACAGGCTGAGATTGTGGTCAAGAACAATGGCAAAAATT GTCCTCCTTGTCATGAATCCTGTGGAGGGAAATGCTGGGGTCCCGGACCAGGAGACTGCCAAACAT TGACAAAGACAATCTGTGCCCCACAATGCAACGGCCACTGCTTTGGGCCCAATCCCAACCAGTGCTGCCATGATGAGTGTGCAGGTGGATGTGGAGGTCCCCGGGAGACAGACTGCTTC GCATGCCGACACTTCAACGACAGTGGAGCCTGTGTGTCTTTGTGTCCTCTGCCCCTTGTCTACAACAAGCTCACCTTCCAACTCGAGCCCAATCCCCATACTAAGTACCAGTATGGAGGGGTCTGTGTGGCCAGCTGTCCCC ATAACTTTGTGATAGATCACACCTCCTGTGTCAGGGCTTGCCCTGGGGACAAGATGGAGGTAGAAAAGAACGGGCTGAAGATGTGTGAGCCCTGTGGAGGGCTGTGTCCCAAAG CCTGTGAGGGGACAGGCTCAGGGAGCCGATTTCAGACTGTGGATTCTAGCAACATCGATGGGTTTGTGAACTGTACCAAGATCTTGGGAAACCTGGACTTCCTGATCACCGGCCTCAAAGG aGACCCCTGGCACAACATTCCTGCCCTGGATCCTGAGAAACTCAATGTCTTCCAGACAGTTCGGGAGATCACAG GTTACCTGAACATCCAGTCATGGCCCCCTCACATGCACAACTTTAGCGTCTTCTCCAACCTGACCACCATAGGCGGCCGAAGCCTCTACAA TCGGGGTTTCTCACTGCTGATCATGAAAAATTTGAATGTGACGTCACTGGGCCTCCGGTCCCTCAAAGAAGTCAGCGCTGGGCGTATTTATATCAGTGCCAACAAGCAGCTCTGCTACTACCACTCTCTGAACTGGACCAGGCTGCTTCGGGGACCGAAGGAAGGGAGGCTGGATATCAAGAACAACCGCCTCAAAAAGGACTGTG TGGCAGAGGGTCGAGTGTGTGACCCACTGTGCTCATCTGGGGGTTGCTGGGGCCCTGGTCCTGGCCAGTGTTTATCCTGTCGAAACTACAGCAGAGAGGGAGTCTGTGTGACCCAATGCAACTTCCTTAACGG AGAACCCCGAGAGTTTGCCCATGAGGATGAGTGCTTCTCCTGCCATCCCGAGTGTCAGCCTGTGGAGGGCAATGTCACCTGCTATGGCTCG GGCTCAGATGCTTGTGCTCAGTGTGCCCACTTCCGGGATGGACCACACTGTGTGAGCAGCTGTCCCCATGGTCTCCTGGGAGCCAAAGGACCCATCTACAAGTACCCAGATGCTCATAGAGAGTGTCTACCTTGCCATGAGAACTGCACTCAGGG GTGCAATGGGCCAGAACTCCATGATTGTTTGGGACAACCACAGGCCATTAGCAG CAAGACCCACGTGGCTGTGGGTCTAGCAGTAGTAGCAGGGCTGATCGTGATCACTTTGGCCTTGCTACTTACCTTGCTCTACTTGAGAGGGCGAAAGATCCAGAATAAGAGAGCAATGAGGCGCTACTTGGAGCGGGGTGAG AGCCTGGAACCTCTGGACCCTGGTGAAAAGGCCAATAAGGTCTTGGCCCGAATTTTCAAGGAGACAGAGCTGAGGAAACTTAAAGTTCTTGGCTCAGGAGTCTTTGGAACTGTGCACAAG GGCATATGGATCCCAGAGGGCGAGTCCATCAAGATCCCAGTCTGCATTAAAGTCATTGAAGACCGGAGTGGACGGCAGAGTTTCCAGGCTGTAACTGAT CACATGTTAGCCATTGGCAGCTTAGATCATACACACATCGTTCGGCTGTTGGGGCTATGTCCAGGATCATCTCTGCAGCTGGTTACCCAATTTCTGCCATTGGGATCAGTGTTAGACCACGTGCGACAACATCGGGGGGCTCTGGGACCACAGTTACTTCTCAACTGGGCTGTGCAGATTGCCAAG GGTATGTACTACCTGGAAGAACATGGCATGGTACACAGAAATCTGGCTGCTCGAAATGTGCTCCTGAAGTCCCCAAGTCAGGTGCAGGTTGCTGATTTTGGAGTGGCTGATCTGCTACCACCTGATGATAAACAACTGTTGCACAGTGAGGCTAAG ACACCAATCAAGTGGATGGCCTTGGAGAGCATCCATTTTGGAAAATATACACACCAGAGTGATGTCTGGAGTTATG GTGTGACAATATGGGAACTGATGACATTTGGGGACATACCCTATAAAGGGCTTCGACTAGCTGAAGTGCCTGACCTGCTGGAGAAGGGAGAGCGTCTAGCACAACCGCAGATCTGTACTATTGATGTCTACATGGTCATGGTTAAAT GCTGGATGATTGATGAGAACATACGACCAACATTCAAAGAACTGGCCAACGAATTCACCCGAATGGCCCGAGATCCACCACGATATTTGGTCATCAAG AGGGACAGTGGTTCTGGGCTGCCTCCTGGGGCAGAGATACCTGCTTTGACTGACAAGGAACTGGAGGAGGTAGAGCCGGAGCTAGAGCTGGACATGGAATTGGAAGAGGAAGAACTGGCAAGCACATTAGGCTCTGCCCTCAGCTTGCCTGTCAGTACGCTGTCCCGACCACGTGGG agtCAGAGTTTTCTAAGTCCTTCATCTGGATATATGCCAATGAACCAGAGCAACCTTGGAGGGGCTAGACAG GGGTCTGTGACCCGTGGGAGTGGTGAGCAGTGCCCCTGCCCGTCCTCTCTGCTCCAGAACCCGCGAGGCCGACTTGCCTCTGAATCATCAGAAGGCCGAGGGACAAGCTCTGAGGCTGAGCTGCAAGAAGCAGAATCTCTGTGTGGCAGCCGGAGCCCTCGACCTCGAGGTGACAGTGCCTACCACTCCCAGCGCCACAGCCTGCTCACCCCTCTCACTCCGCTCATCACGCCAGGCCTGGAGGAGGAAGATGTCAATGGTTATGTGATGCCGGACACCCATACCAAAG GTATTCCTTCTTCTCGGGATGGCACTTTGTCATCATCTGTGGGCTTCAGTTCCATTCTGGGcactgaagaggaagaagatgaagatgacGAGTATGAATATATGAATcggagaagaaagcagagtctGCCAAGACCCCCAAGGCCAGGATCTCTGGAGGAGTTGGGCTATGAGTACATGGACGTGGGATCGGACCTCAGTGCCTCCTTAGGCAGCACCCACAGCTGCCCACTCCATCCTGTACCCATCATGCCTGCTCCAGGAACAACTCCCGATGAGGATTATGAGTATATGAATCGTCGACATGGTGGAGGAACTTCTGGCAGCGATTATGCAGCCATGGGGGCTTGCCCGGCAGCTGAGCAAGGTTATGAGGAAATGGGATCATTTCAGAGTCCTGGGCACCATGCCCCATGCATCCATGATGCCCACCTCAAGCCACTTCAAACCCTTGAGGCCACTCATTCTGCCTTTGACAACCCCGACTACTGGCATAGCCGACTTTTCTCCAAGGCCAGTACTCAGGGGACATGA
- the PA2G4 gene encoding proliferation-associated protein 2G4: MSGEDEQQEQTIAEDLVVTKYKMGGDIANRVLRVVVEASTSGASVLGLCEKGDAMIMEETGKIFKKEKEMKKGIAFPTSISVNNCVCHFSPLKSDQDYILKEGDLVKIDLGVHVDGFIANVAHSFVVDASKGTPVTGRKADVIKAAHLCAEAALRLVKPGNQNTQVTDAWNKVAHSFNCTPIEGMLSHQLKQHVIDGEKTIIQNPTDQQKKDHEKAEFEVHEVYAVDVLVSSGEGKAKDAGQRTTIYKRDPSKQYGLKMKTSRAFFSEVERRFDAMPFTLRAFEDEKKARMGVVECAKHELLQPFNVLYEKEGEFVAQFKFTVLLMPNGPMRITSGPFEPELYKSELEVQDAELKALLQSSASRKTQKKKKKKASKTAENATTGETAEENEAGD, translated from the exons ATGTCGGGCGAGGACGAGCAGCAGGAACAGACGATCGCCGAGGACCTGGTGGTGACCAAGTACAAGATGGGGGGCGACATCGCCAACC GAGTCCTGAGGGTAGTAGTAGAAGCATCAACCTCGGGTGCATCTGTGCTGGGTCTGTGTGAGAAGGGAGATGCCATGATCATGGAGGAGACAGGAAAGATcttcaagaaggaaaaggagatgaaaaaag GTATTGCCTTCCCTACAAGCATCTCGGTAAATAACTGTGTCTGTCACTTCTCCCCCTTGAAGAGCGACCAGGACTACATCCTCAAGGAGGGTGACTTAGTAAAAAT TGACCTGGGAGTCCATGTGGATGGTTTCATTGCAAATGTGGCCCATAGTTTCGTGGTTGATGCATCTAAG GGCACCCCAGTGACAGGGAGAAAAGCAGATGTGATTAAGGCAGCTCATCTGTGTGCTGAGGCAGCTCTGCGTCTGGTCAAGCCTGGAAACCAG AACACACAAGTTACAGATGCCTGGAATAAAGTTGCCCATTCATTTAACTGCACACCAATAGAAG GTATGTTGTCTCACCAGTTGAAGCAACATGTCATCGATGGAGAAAAAACCATCATTCAAAACCCCACAGACCAGCAGAA GAAGGACCATGAAAAAGCTGAGTTTGAAGTCCACGAAGTTTATGCTGTGGATGTTCTTGTGAGCTCAGGAGAGGGCAAG GCCAAGGATGCAGGACAGAGAACTACCATCTACAAACGAGATCCTTCAAAACAGTATGGtctgaaaatgaaaacttcccGTGCCTTTTTTAGCGAGGTGGAGAGGCGATTCGATGCCATGCCATTCACTCTCAG GGCATTTGAGGATGAAAAGAAAGCCCGCATGGGTGTGGTGGAATGCGCTAAACATGAGCTACTACAACCATTCAATGTTCTGTATGAGAAGGAAG gTGAATTTGTTGCCCAGTTCAAATTCACAGTACTGCTCATGCCCAATGGTCCCATGCGGATAACCAGTGGTCCCTTTGAGCCTGAGCTGTACAAGTCTGAACTAGAAGTCCAGGATGCAGAGCTAAAG gCACTCCTTCAGAGTTCAGCCAGTCGGAagacccagaaaaagaaaaaaaagaag GCCTCCAAGACTGCAGAGAATGCCACCACTGGGGAAACGGCAGAAGAGAATGAAGCCGGGGACTGA